A single Maridesulfovibrio frigidus DSM 17176 DNA region contains:
- a CDS encoding CHASE2 domain-containing protein gives MVVTVIIAALYVFRPPILQFVDYKIYDEFMRQSPVGTKTNIPVIVDIDDESLNEFGQWPWPRYRMALLLAKITQAGALSTGLDILLAEPDRTSPHAIKESLRKELGVTIDFKGLPKGLMDNDQVLADVLSQGKYVLGFYFDFMDDEEVSAVKTECLVAPISIAQIKTGVSQPLDKLTLDAQGAICPLPELTRAAPRCGFYNSITDFDGVVRRVPLVISWQGKQYPSLALATLMRATGKKNIIAKTSMHGFESIRLGKTVIPVDAKGQMAVRYRGKGMQFPYYSARDILSGKVGAKELKNKIVFMGTSAAGLRDLRVTPFASDYPGVEVHATIIDNILTKDFILRPDWVPGLELLIVIIAGILTTILLTWTRTLLMVVPIAGLGGAIFFGSLFIFREHHTYLTPMYALITLGINFTMLTLIKFWKEEGQKKFLQATFSSYLAPELIDEMFSNREMPELGGEARIITAYFTDIQSFSTFSEKLTATQLVELLNEYLSVMTDILIDNKGTLDKYEGDAIIAFFGAPMDVPDNALRGCRVAVAMQNANNMLRDKWAKEKVLPSAPNRNTKGFPEEQWAPDEKWPKVVHNMRTRIGVNTGEIVVGNMGSAMRMNYTMMGDAVNLAARLEEGAKQFGIFNAVSHFTLEMDAEDENGKPCKVMDLVEARLIDNIQVVGKNEAVRIYELVAMKGGLTDEEKILFELFNKARKHYVNTEWDKAIELYKEAEKHERFTDIKVTPSEVFRLRAEEHKKNPPVPVGEDWDGVYRMTKK, from the coding sequence ATGGTTGTCACAGTCATAATTGCGGCCCTCTACGTTTTCAGGCCGCCAATACTACAGTTTGTTGATTATAAAATTTATGATGAGTTCATGCGTCAAAGTCCTGTAGGAACAAAAACAAACATCCCTGTGATTGTAGACATCGACGATGAATCCCTTAATGAGTTCGGACAGTGGCCTTGGCCCAGATACAGAATGGCACTATTACTCGCTAAAATCACACAGGCCGGTGCCCTCTCAACCGGACTTGATATACTTCTCGCTGAACCGGACAGAACGTCCCCGCACGCTATTAAAGAAAGCTTACGTAAAGAATTAGGCGTTACAATTGATTTCAAAGGGCTACCCAAAGGACTGATGGATAACGATCAGGTGCTTGCTGATGTCCTGTCGCAAGGCAAATATGTACTTGGTTTTTATTTCGACTTTATGGACGACGAAGAAGTTTCAGCCGTAAAAACAGAATGCTTAGTCGCGCCAATTTCTATTGCGCAGATTAAAACAGGTGTGTCACAACCTTTAGATAAACTGACTTTGGACGCACAGGGTGCAATATGCCCACTTCCAGAGTTGACTAGAGCCGCCCCCCGCTGTGGCTTTTATAATTCTATAACCGACTTTGACGGAGTGGTAAGGCGAGTTCCGCTGGTAATTTCATGGCAGGGAAAACAATATCCAAGCCTAGCATTGGCAACACTGATGCGAGCTACCGGCAAAAAAAATATCATCGCAAAAACGTCCATGCACGGGTTTGAGTCCATCCGGCTGGGAAAAACGGTAATTCCAGTTGATGCTAAAGGACAAATGGCTGTCCGCTATCGCGGTAAAGGAATGCAATTCCCGTATTACAGTGCGCGCGATATTCTGAGTGGAAAAGTTGGAGCAAAGGAACTTAAAAATAAAATAGTTTTCATGGGGACCTCGGCGGCTGGGCTGCGAGATTTACGAGTCACACCATTCGCATCCGACTATCCCGGTGTTGAAGTCCATGCCACCATTATCGATAATATCCTGACCAAAGATTTCATACTCCGCCCAGACTGGGTACCGGGGCTTGAACTTTTAATCGTCATTATCGCAGGTATTCTGACCACAATACTCCTGACATGGACACGCACACTTTTGATGGTTGTTCCTATCGCAGGGCTGGGCGGGGCAATATTCTTTGGATCATTATTTATTTTCAGAGAGCATCATACTTACCTAACACCCATGTACGCTCTGATTACATTGGGAATTAATTTCACCATGCTGACTCTGATAAAATTCTGGAAAGAAGAAGGACAGAAAAAGTTCCTGCAAGCGACATTTTCATCCTACCTTGCTCCAGAGCTGATTGATGAGATGTTCTCCAATCGCGAAATGCCCGAACTAGGTGGTGAAGCAAGAATAATCACAGCCTATTTCACAGACATCCAAAGCTTCTCAACTTTTTCTGAAAAACTGACAGCGACACAGCTTGTTGAGCTACTTAACGAATATCTGTCAGTAATGACCGACATTCTTATTGATAACAAAGGAACCCTCGATAAATATGAAGGGGACGCCATCATAGCATTTTTCGGAGCACCAATGGATGTGCCAGACAATGCTTTGCGAGGATGCCGAGTAGCTGTTGCCATGCAAAATGCTAACAACATGCTAAGGGACAAATGGGCCAAAGAGAAAGTGCTGCCAAGTGCGCCAAATAGAAACACAAAAGGATTCCCCGAAGAACAATGGGCGCCCGACGAAAAATGGCCGAAAGTAGTTCACAATATGCGTACGAGAATCGGCGTAAATACGGGCGAGATAGTAGTGGGAAATATGGGTAGTGCCATGCGAATGAATTACACCATGATGGGCGACGCGGTTAACCTAGCGGCGAGACTAGAAGAAGGCGCAAAGCAGTTCGGAATATTCAACGCGGTCAGTCATTTCACACTAGAAATGGATGCCGAAGATGAAAATGGTAAGCCCTGCAAAGTAATGGATCTGGTAGAAGCAAGGTTGATCGATAATATTCAGGTAGTAGGTAAAAATGAGGCTGTCAGAATCTACGAACTTGTAGCCATGAAAGGTGGCCTGACTGACGAAGAAAAGATCCTGTTCGAGCTATTCAATAAAGCCCGCAAACATTACGTCAACACAGAATGGGACAAGGCTATAGAGCTATACAAAGAAGCCGAAAAGCACGAGCGTTTCACCGATATAAAAGTAACGCCGTCCGAAGTGTTCCGCTTAAGAGCGGAAGAGCATAAGAAGAATCCGCCTGTGCCAGTTGGCGAGGATTG
- a CDS encoding TolC family protein produces the protein MKIVRLPVLIMSALIFAASFGEVAAQPAMSEGMTAMNPDQVDGNPHLARILTDLLATHDRIKAAEARVESAEHLVSQSWSGWTPSVDASVEGGREEIDKPGGGTNKARNEEKIEVTQLLYDFGGATGGVSRAEAVLNEYKAMLDQVEQELIIQGVDAYLGLIRSREMLKYAIQSEDSMKRLSGMEETLVQRGAGLSYKELQIKAQLAGAMSYRVTVERQLQMARNRYRSVYGYAVTLDEIDKMVPVNMPATYMPASLDDAIALAHEQNPMLIQLRYVKERSNSDVDIQEATLFPKFEFVLGGKRREQDQGASGVRMENKATLQMSYTGFTGISEYQGAQSAKANLREIRKQTLDVRRTVEENVRNAWLELMTLRKNAELYRTQANITAEFLELIKKKRATGEQVELLDILVGERDYSTATSASVTSDIDNIIFAYRLLYQMGMINIEVFK, from the coding sequence GTGAAAATTGTTCGTTTACCTGTCCTGATAATGTCAGCTCTAATTTTTGCAGCATCTTTTGGTGAGGTTGCGGCGCAGCCTGCAATGTCTGAAGGGATGACTGCGATGAATCCTGATCAGGTTGATGGAAATCCACATCTAGCAAGGATCTTAACGGATCTTCTTGCTACTCACGATAGAATTAAAGCTGCGGAAGCTCGTGTAGAATCCGCTGAGCATCTGGTTTCTCAGAGCTGGTCTGGTTGGACTCCTAGCGTTGACGCTTCGGTTGAAGGTGGGCGCGAGGAAATAGACAAGCCTGGAGGCGGAACAAATAAAGCTCGAAACGAAGAAAAAATTGAAGTAACTCAGCTCCTCTACGATTTTGGCGGAGCTACCGGCGGAGTTTCAAGAGCTGAGGCTGTTTTGAATGAGTACAAAGCTATGCTTGATCAAGTCGAGCAGGAGCTGATTATTCAGGGTGTTGATGCATATCTAGGGCTTATTCGCTCAAGAGAAATGCTCAAGTATGCCATTCAGTCTGAAGATAGTATGAAACGTCTTTCTGGAATGGAAGAGACTCTCGTTCAGCGCGGAGCAGGTCTTTCATATAAGGAACTCCAGATTAAAGCTCAGCTCGCTGGGGCAATGTCCTATAGGGTTACGGTAGAGCGTCAATTGCAGATGGCTCGCAACCGTTATAGATCTGTGTACGGATATGCGGTTACTCTTGACGAAATAGATAAAATGGTTCCTGTGAACATGCCTGCCACATATATGCCGGCATCTCTTGATGATGCGATTGCTTTGGCGCATGAACAGAATCCAATGCTCATTCAGCTTAGATACGTAAAAGAAAGATCCAACAGCGATGTTGATATTCAGGAAGCGACTCTTTTCCCGAAATTTGAATTTGTCCTTGGAGGCAAAAGACGGGAGCAGGATCAGGGCGCAAGTGGTGTAAGAATGGAAAATAAAGCTACTTTGCAAATGAGCTACACCGGTTTTACCGGTATTAGTGAATATCAGGGTGCTCAGTCTGCGAAAGCTAATCTGCGCGAGATTCGCAAGCAGACTCTTGATGTTAGACGTACTGTTGAAGAGAATGTAAGAAATGCTTGGCTTGAGCTTATGACACTTCGTAAAAATGCGGAGCTGTATAGAACTCAGGCGAATATTACTGCCGAGTTTCTTGAACTAATCAAGAAAAAGAGAGCTACCGGAGAACAGGTTGAGCTTCTCGATATTCTGGTTGGTGAGCGTGACTATAGTACCGCCACAAGCGCAAGCGTTACTTCAGATATTGATAATATAATTTTTGCTTACAGACTGCTTTATCAGATGGGTATGATAAACATTGAGGTCTTTAAGTAG
- a CDS encoding ATP-binding cassette domain-containing protein produces the protein MRELLRRLSLVPFLAFEISLASFFINILSLASPIFVIQVLNRYVGYGFDGTLITLTAGMLIAGFLSHGFTVVRVRLASAVNVGPDKALAAAVLTCLSRAKMNTLGRISPARIHELMSGIQVVQSGYDASVICSVLDMPFFILFVGAVFFLSPAIAVITILAVCCTLLAGWLSMRRGKRLMDSMRNESILHRGYLSNAISGADTVRAFGGLGFLSNVLDGQVEKLQNIKRDMVQSGTRAQAVLQTLGMLLRVLVYAVGAREVVDGTLSMGGLIGASILSGKALSVSASFMKSRNMIEEASSMMGSLQEFMSQPLESVTGTVLKNYSGSLEIKDLGFAYPGSSGPLFERLSADIKSGDIVVITGHNGSGKTTLVRLLLGLVDPGRGQILAEGVDLRQVAAPWWRGQIMYLPQEPRFLNATIRENICLNCPDIDDERVGRIVEAAGLKRYLDTSVDGLEAPVINGGSELAVGIRRRLALARALAVQGAVCVLDEPTEGFDPEGLRIMDMVIQSIVKAKKTLIIVTQDVRLAERSNVLIDLSTKPVPLVLYPAKERGEHANSNNDPSKENSCDDGCEEEK, from the coding sequence ATGAGAGAGTTGTTGCGCAGATTGTCATTGGTTCCATTTCTTGCATTTGAGATATCTCTTGCTTCGTTTTTTATTAATATTCTTTCTCTTGCCTCTCCTATTTTTGTCATACAGGTTCTTAATCGCTATGTCGGATACGGCTTTGATGGAACTCTTATTACGCTCACAGCCGGGATGCTTATTGCCGGATTTCTCAGCCACGGTTTTACCGTTGTGCGTGTTCGTCTGGCTTCGGCTGTTAATGTAGGTCCTGACAAGGCACTTGCTGCAGCTGTTTTAACATGCCTTTCCCGTGCAAAAATGAATACGTTAGGGCGCATTTCTCCTGCCAGAATCCATGAACTGATGAGCGGTATACAGGTTGTTCAATCTGGATATGATGCTTCAGTTATATGCTCTGTGCTCGATATGCCGTTCTTTATTCTTTTTGTCGGGGCCGTATTTTTTCTTAGCCCAGCCATTGCTGTGATAACTATTCTTGCTGTTTGCTGTACTCTGCTTGCCGGATGGCTGAGCATGCGGCGAGGTAAAAGACTGATGGATTCCATGCGAAATGAATCTATTTTACATCGGGGATATCTATCTAACGCCATTTCCGGCGCGGATACTGTCAGGGCTTTCGGCGGGCTGGGTTTCCTTTCAAATGTTTTGGATGGTCAGGTCGAAAAGCTTCAAAATATCAAGCGCGACATGGTGCAAAGCGGGACGCGGGCGCAAGCCGTTCTGCAAACACTGGGAATGTTACTCAGGGTGTTGGTCTATGCCGTGGGCGCACGCGAGGTTGTGGACGGAACTCTCAGTATGGGAGGACTTATTGGTGCATCTATTCTTTCCGGTAAGGCACTTTCCGTCTCCGCATCATTTATGAAGTCACGAAATATGATTGAAGAAGCTTCATCAATGATGGGTTCTCTACAGGAGTTCATGAGTCAGCCTCTGGAATCTGTGACGGGAACTGTTTTGAAAAATTACAGCGGCAGTCTTGAGATTAAAGATCTTGGTTTTGCCTACCCCGGATCTAGCGGACCTCTTTTCGAAAGACTTAGCGCAGATATTAAATCTGGTGATATAGTTGTTATTACAGGACACAATGGTTCAGGTAAAACGACCTTAGTCCGTCTGTTACTCGGACTGGTTGATCCCGGTAGGGGACAGATACTTGCTGAAGGGGTTGATCTCCGCCAAGTGGCTGCTCCATGGTGGCGTGGGCAGATAATGTACCTTCCGCAGGAACCCAGATTTTTAAATGCTACAATACGAGAAAATATTTGTTTGAATTGTCCTGATATTGATGACGAAAGAGTTGGAAGAATTGTCGAGGCAGCCGGTTTAAAACGATATCTTGATACCAGCGTGGATGGACTCGAAGCTCCTGTCATAAACGGGGGTTCTGAGCTTGCAGTTGGCATTCGGAGAAGACTGGCTCTTGCCCGGGCATTAGCCGTTCAAGGGGCTGTGTGTGTGCTCGATGAGCCTACCGAAGGGTTCGATCCTGAAGGTTTACGGATTATGGACATGGTTATTCAGAGTATTGTTAAGGCCAAGAAAACTTTGATTATTGTTACTCAGGATGTAAGGCTTGCAGAGCGGTCTAACGTGCTGATTGATCTGAGTACAAAACCAGTGCCTTTGGTGCTTTATCCTGCCAAAGAACGCGGTGAACACGCAAATAGCAATAACGATCCGTCGAAAGAAAATAGCTGCGATGATGGATGCGAGGAAGAGAAATGA
- a CDS encoding HlyD family type I secretion periplasmic adaptor subunit produces MINKEAPHISGEVKAASHYFLFLCVAMCLGFFGWACFFELDIVSQAEGEVIPSSRLKLIQHLEGGIILKISAREGETVAKGQELLVLEDTSSDSSVEELDVRVKSLRVNIARLEAEDKGLEAPAYPKDIYEEFPMIVERSLKLFQTRRDRLNNDLQSEREKIIQREQDIKQIASRQRNAITSLRLLREQIAISDSLLGEGLTSRYKHLGFLKEESKLKSTIDEDVAKKAKARSALTQAQADIKEITNSYYASVREELQDDRRELEEFSQRIRKFQDNLNRTVIRSPVDGVIKTLYAMSAGEVVRPGMTIMDIVPAGDKLVIEARLPISDIGYVKSGQKAVVKLASRDAARFGNLDGKVVNISPDADTTKRGGTYYRVRIITDKDFFEHDGNYYRLFPGIQVIAGIHIGTRTVLEYILEPFMGSMSYAMRER; encoded by the coding sequence ATGATAAATAAAGAAGCTCCTCATATTTCTGGCGAAGTTAAAGCCGCAAGCCATTATTTTCTATTTTTATGCGTAGCCATGTGTCTGGGATTCTTTGGTTGGGCCTGCTTTTTTGAGCTTGATATTGTTAGTCAGGCGGAAGGCGAAGTTATACCTAGCTCAAGGCTGAAACTGATCCAGCATCTCGAAGGCGGTATCATATTAAAGATTAGCGCTCGGGAAGGCGAAACTGTAGCTAAGGGGCAGGAACTACTTGTTCTTGAAGATACCTCCAGTGATTCCAGCGTAGAAGAACTTGATGTTCGTGTAAAATCATTGCGTGTGAATATCGCAAGGCTTGAAGCAGAAGATAAGGGGCTTGAGGCTCCTGCATATCCAAAAGATATTTATGAAGAATTTCCAATGATTGTCGAAAGGTCTCTTAAGCTGTTTCAAACGAGAAGAGATCGTCTTAATAATGATCTACAATCCGAAAGAGAAAAAATTATACAGCGCGAACAGGATATTAAGCAGATTGCTTCCAGGCAGCGCAATGCTATAACCAGCCTCAGACTTTTGCGCGAGCAGATTGCAATAAGTGATAGTTTGCTGGGGGAGGGACTTACCTCACGCTACAAGCATCTAGGCTTTCTAAAAGAAGAATCTAAGCTGAAAAGTACCATTGATGAGGACGTAGCTAAAAAGGCAAAAGCCCGTTCGGCTCTTACTCAGGCGCAGGCCGATATCAAAGAAATTACTAACTCATATTATGCTTCGGTCAGGGAAGAATTACAGGATGATCGGCGTGAACTTGAGGAATTTTCTCAGCGCATAAGAAAGTTTCAGGATAATCTGAATAGAACTGTTATCAGATCTCCTGTGGATGGTGTTATCAAAACTTTATATGCCATGAGTGCTGGCGAAGTTGTTAGGCCGGGTATGACTATTATGGATATTGTTCCTGCTGGTGATAAGCTCGTCATCGAAGCTCGTTTGCCTATCAGCGATATAGGGTATGTTAAAAGCGGACAGAAAGCAGTTGTTAAACTTGCTTCCCGTGATGCTGCCCGCTTTGGGAATCTGGATGGAAAAGTCGTAAATATCAGCCCTGATGCCGATACCACTAAGCGGGGCGGGACATATTACAGAGTTCGTATAATAACAGATAAAGATTTTTTTGAGCATGATGGTAATTATTACAGGTTGTTTCCGGGAATTCAGGTTATTGCGGGAATTCATATTGGGACGCGCACTGTTCTTGAGTATATTCTGGAACCGTTCATGGGATCGATGAGTTACGCCATGAGGGAGCGATGA